From one Balaenoptera acutorostrata chromosome 6, mBalAcu1.1, whole genome shotgun sequence genomic stretch:
- the LOC103006017 gene encoding transcription and mRNA export factor ENY2-like, producing the protein MVVSKMNKDAQMRAAINQKLIETGERECLKEWLRAKLTECGWKDQLKAHCKEVIKEKGLEHITVDDLVAEITPKGRALVPDSVKKELL; encoded by the coding sequence ATGGTGGTTAgcaagatgaacaaagatgcGCAGATGAGAGCAGCAATCAACCAAAAGTTGATagaaactggagaaagagaaTGCCTCAAAGAGTGGCTGAGAGCTAAATTAACTGAATGTGGCTGGAAGGATCAGTTGAAGGCACACtgtaaagaggtaattaaagaaaaaggactagAACACATTACTGTTGATGACTTGGTGGCTGAAATCACACCAAAAGGCAGAGCCCTGGTACCTGACAGTGTAAAGAAGGAGCTCCTAtaa